The region GAGATCTTGAATGTCGATGTCGCATCGTAGAAACGTTTGATGTAACCCAAACGCGTCTCTTTTGGATAGTTAGCAAACAGGCAAGCCGCAACCAACATATACAAGAACTGAGCGCTTTCGTAGATTTGACCCGTCACGCGGTTTTGTACGAAGTATTTGCCTTCTAGCTGTTTAACTGCAGCATAAGAGAAGTTCAAATCACGGCGGTGGTCAATATAAGAGTCTAACTGGTCTAACTCAGCACGAGTGTAGTCAGTCAAAAGGTGTTTATCATATTTCCCTTTCTCGATCATTTTCGTTACGTGATTGAATAGCGTTGGTGGCTCATACTCGCCGTACGCTTTCTTACGTAAGTGGAAAATGGCAAGACGCGCTGCCATGTATTGGTAATCTGGCGTCTCTTCGGAGATCAGATCCGCTGCAGATTTAATAATGGTTTCGTGAATGTCTGAAGTCGTGATGCCATCATAAAACTGTATGTGAGCGCGCAGTTCTACTTGAGAGACAGATACGTTCTCTAATCCTTCAGCCGCCCATGTGATAACGCGGTGAATTTTATCGAGATTGATCTTTTCTTTACGGCCATCACGCTTGGTGACAGTGAGTTCTTGGTTCATTCTGCTTTATTTCCCTAACAAAACTGATAAAAGCTGCATTTTGTTTAGTTGTTGTCGAATAACTGCTAACTTTTCTCAAAAAGCAAACCCTATAGATAGTGGGTCAAAACACTATATATAGGGGTCTGTGTCGTTTCGCATTACAAGATAGTGCCATCAAATGGCTATTGCAAGTAAGACTTCTTGAACAGATTGTGGATAACTCGCAAAACAAAAAAAATCAGTTAGTGACTACTTACCGATGATCTAAGAGCAGGGTTGAAGTGAAAAAATCCCTGCTTAGAGATTGTTTTATTGATAACCAAGATTAAAAAAAAATTTCTTGATCTTTCGAAGAAAATTGCTCCGTAAGTCAAGGCGGTTAAAGTGGAATCAAACGCACAAAAGCGCACCAAAAACTGGCAATTTTTCAAGCTGGTTATTTTGTTATCATCTGTTCGCTGGCGAACTAAAACAGCCGAGTGTGGACGATGTAGTTGACATCCACATTACGGCCAAGGCGATAGGTGTCAGTCAAAGGGTTATACAAAAGCCCAGTGATGCCCATCTCCTGAAGAGGGGTATGATCAATCATCTTCATCATTTCAGATGGACGAATGAATTTATCGTGATCGTGAGTGTTCTCTGGCACGATTTTCATTAGCTTCTCTGCACCAACAATGGCAAACAGATAGGATTTGAAGTTGCGGTTTAGGGTAGAAAAAAACACATGGCCACCCGGTTTAACCAAGCGAGAACAAGCATCAATTACTGACTGTGGATCAGGCACGTGTTCTAACATCTCCATGCAGGTGACCACATCGTAATGTTGAGGAAGCGCTAATGCATGGTCTTCAATTGTGCTTTGAATGTAATTGAGCTTAGTACCGGTTTCTAATGCGTGAAGTCTGGCAACTTCAAGTGGCTCTTTACCCATATCAAGACCAGTGACGAGAGCCCCTTCTCGTGCCATACTTTCGGCGAGGATACCACCACCACAGCCAACATCGAGCACGTTTTTACCAAACAGGCCTTGGGCCTTATCTAAGACATAATTGAGACGTAGCGGGTTAATCTGATGTAGCGGTTTAAATTCGCCTTGCAGGTCCCACCAACGAGAAGCCATATCTTCAAATTTTTTTATTTCGTTTGGGTCGACATTTTGTGCTTGAGTCATGCGTATCTTGCCTATGATGCTCATTGAACGTGTTGAGTGTGGGTCGCATTATAACTCTGCGACGAAAGTTCACCAGTGCTTATCTTGGATTACCTGCCGTGTGCCTAATTTTTCAACGCTTTAGTCTTGAGGCTTTGGATAATGGGCAATTTGTCGACAAACGAATCTCAACCAAGGTCACAACATGATAAAAGCAGTGGGAAAGTAATGCCTCAATAACAAAATTTGTGTTATATTTTTTCACCTTATACGTATCAATTATATCTAGAAGGCAATTTTGCTCAGTTTTGGTTAAAAGCTAATCAAAATGGCAAAGGGAGCCGTTTTATCTGGATATACCGATCAAACTATAGAGGGATAATGGCTCTATGAGCGATCTAGCTAAAGAGATCACGCCCATAAACATTGAGGATGAGCTTCGCGGTTCATACCTAGACTATGCGATGTCTGTTATCGTAGGTCGTGCTCTTCCTGATGTGCGTGATGGCCTAAAACCAGTACACCGTCGTGTTCTATTTGCGATGAATGTATTGGGTAATGACTGGAATAAACCTTATAAAAAATCTGCCCGTGTTGTCGGCGACGTAATCGGTAAATATCACCCGCATGGTGATACAGCGGTTTACGATACTATCGTGCGTATGGCTCAGCCATTCTCACTGCGCTACATGCTTGTGGATGGTCAAGGGAACTTTGGTTCGATCGATGGTGACTCTGCTGCAGCAATGCGTTATACCGAAGTGCGTATGGCGAAAATTGCCCACGAGTTGCTGGCAGACCTAGACAAAGAAACTGTCGATTTCGTTGATAACTATGACGGCACTGAACAAATTCCTGCCGTATTGCCAACGAGAGTTCCTAACCTACTGGTCAACGGTGCCTCTGGTATCGCGGTAGGTATGGCAACCAATATTCCACCACACAACCTCACTGAAGTGATTAACGGTTGTTTGGCGTACATTGATAATGAAGCCATCACTATTGACGAGTTGATGGAATTCATTCCTGGTCCAGACTTCCCAACGGCAGCTATCATCAGCGGTCGTAAAGGTATCATCGACGCATACAAAACCGGTCGCGGTAAAGTGTATATGCGTTCGAAAGCGGAAATTGAAGCCGATAAACATGGTAAAGAAACCATTATCGTGACTGAAATTCCGTATCAAGTGAACAAAGCTCGCTTGATCGAGAAAATTGCTGAACTAGTTAAAGACAAAAAAGTTGAAGGCATCAGTGCTCTACGTGACGAATCTGATAAAGATGGTATGCGTATTGTTATTGAATGTAAGCGTGATGCTGTAGGTGAAGTGGTGTTAAACAACCTTTACGCCAACACTCAGCTACAAACCACTTTCGGTATCAACATGGTGGCACTAAACGAAGGCCAACCTCAGTTGTTTAACCTGAAAGACATGCTGAAATGCTTCGTTAACCACCGCCGTGAAGTGGTGACTCGTCGTACGATTTTCGAACTTCGTAAAGCGCGCGACCGTGCACACATCTTGGAAGGTTTGGCACTTGCATTAGCCAACATCGATGAGATCATTGAACTGATTCGTCGTGCACCAACCCCAGCAGAAGCAAAACAAGGCTTGATTGCTCGCGGTTGGGAATTGGGCAACGTTGCTGCCATGTTAGAACGTACTGGTGAAGATGCACGTCCAGAGTGGCTAGAGCCAAACTTTGGTATTCGTGATGGTCATTACTATCTAACAGAACAACAAGCTCAAGCGATTTTGGACTTGCGTCTACACCGCTTGACTGGTCTAGAACACGAAAAAATTCTAGATGAATACAAAGCGCTGCTACAACAAATCGAAGAACTGCTGTTCATTCTGTCTAGCACAGAACGTCTGATGGAAGTGATTCGTGAAGAACTTGAAGTGATTCGCGATAACTACGGTGACGCACGTCGTACCGAAATCACAGCAGCTAGCCATGACATCGACCTAGAAGAGCTGATTGCTCGTGAAGATGTTGTAGTGACACTGTCACACGAAGGCTACGTGAAATACCAACTACTGAGCGACTATGAAGCTCAACGTCGTGGTGGTAAAGGTAAGAGTGCAACTCGCATGAAAGACGAAGATTACATCGAACGTCTTCTTGTTGCGAATACTCACGATAATATCCTTTGCTTCTCGACTCGTGGTAAAACGTACCGCTTGAAAGTATATCAATTACCTCAAGCAACCCGTACTGCACGTGGTAAGCCAATTGTGAACATTCTTCCTTTGGAAGCGAATGAACGCATTACGGCGATTCTTCCTGTTGCTGAATACTCTGAAGATAAATACATCTTCATGGCAACGGGTGACGGTACAGTTAAGAAAACATCGCTTGATCAATTTGCCAATGTACGTGCAAATGGTCTGATTGCCGTTAACCTGCGTGATGATGATTCATTGATTGGTGTCGACATTACTGATGGTAACAGCGATATCATGCTGTTCTCTAAATCGGGTAAAGTCGTACGCTTTAACGAACAACACGTTCGTGGCATGGGACGTACTGCTTCGGGTGTACGTGGTATGAAACTGGCCGAAGGCGACCAAGTGGTTTCTTTGATCGTACCTCATTCAGATGGCGACATCCTTACTGTCACTGAAAACGGTTACGGTAAACGTACCAAACTTGAAGAGTACCCACAAAAAGGTCGTGCGACCCAAGGTGTGGTTTCAATCAAAGTGTCAGAGCGTAATGGTTCCGTAGTTGGCGCTGTTCAAACAACTGAACGTGATGAGTTTATGATGATCACAAACGCGGGCACATTGGTTCGTACTCGCGTGGCTGAAGTGAGCCAAGTGGGTCGTAACACTCAAGGTGTCACGTTGATCCGTACCTCTGAAGAAGAGCAGGTTGTTGCACTACAACGTATCGATGAAGTGGAAGAGTCTGATGAAGAGCTACTTGATGGCGAATCAGAAGTAATTGAAACTCAAGATATTATTGAAGAAAGTGACGACAACGATGTTGCTTCAGACAGTGATGAAGACGAACAAGAATAACGCCAAATAAGGCTAAGTTCGTTAATTGCCACTCGAAAAAATAAACCAAAGCCGGATGAATAATCCGGCTTTTTTATTGATCAAAAATGGGCAATAAATAGATCTATTTTGAGGATCAATAACGATCCTTAATTACTTTCTGGTAATTACGATCCCAAATTATTTGTTGGCGAATATATAAGATCAGGTGATTAGCAAAATTTTTTTCAGTAATTTATTTACATTTGATAAATTTATATATAATTATAATAAATAGAGATACTGGTTAAGCACTGAGCAGTCATGTGTCATTTGGAATGGATATTGACCACAAACTGATGGTTCTTTCATCTGTGGATAGTTTTGATGGGAATGCAAGGTCAATTTTGTGATGATAATTCCATATTTTTCATTCATTTGGCATATATCAGTGAAACATGTTATTATTTTTGAGACTCATATATAACGCAATAACGCATTGGGGAAACCATCGTGGAATACGAAACTATTACTCAGTTAAAAAAGGATTTTTATACGCGTATTCGTTCGATTCAAACGAACTCAGTTCCGCAATGTAAGCCGACGCTATCTCTGCTCACGGAAGAGGAGCTGAAGCAACTCGAGCAGATATGGGTTGAACTCACCATGTGGAAAAACAGCCAGCGTCATTAATCATTTGCTAAATTATTTGCCAGAGTCACTATCTGAATTGTAAACCCAGGTCTATGAATGAACTGGGTTTTTTGTTGCTCTTTTATCAATTTGTTATAATATAACATTTAAAAGTCGTAGGTTTTCGTTGAAAAAATGGGAGTATGTCCCCATAGTTAGCAACACGAAAAGATTTCGACACACAGACTATACCCAAATCACCTTAATCCGTTGTCTTTGCTAGTGTCGATAAGCTAAGTTTCGCACTTGCCGTACCTCTTGAAGTGATTTGGGTATAAGTAACGTGCATTAATACAGAATATAGATAAGTGAGTGAAGATATGGCGGAAGTAAGAGCCAGGGTTGACTTCAAAGTAGGCGCTAAGAGTAATATCGATGCAGAGATTCTCTCTTTTCGCGGGTTAAAAACGGATAAAGAACACGTTGCTGTGATCTTTAAACATGCAGACGAAACCCAAGAAGTCCCTTTAGTGCGTATGCATTCTGAGTGTTTGACGGGGGATGTTTTCCATTCGTCTCGCTGTGATTGCGGCGAACAGTTAGAAGAAACTATCAATAAGATGGGTGTGCACGGCGGTATTATCCTTTATTTACGTCAAGAAGGGCGTGGTATTGGTTTATACAATAAGATCGATGCTTACCGCCTACAGAGCCAAGGTATGGATACATACCAAGCCAATAATGAACTCGGTTTTGCTGACGACTTGCGTGATTTCACTGAAGCGGCGCAAATGCTTAAAGCGCTAAACATAACTAAGATTCGTTTAGTGACCAACAATCCTAAAAAAGTACGTGAATTAAAAGAGCACGGTATTGAGATTGTGGATGTGGTCAACACGGCTGCCCATATTAAAGACGGTAACGAAAGTTACCTGAAAGCCAAAGTTTCTCACGGTCATCACCATCTTAAGCTTTCTTAACGTTAGACAGAGCGCTTATCGACAGGTTTGGCTTTCGATAACCGATGAAATAGAACCTCGCGAATGCGGGGTTTATTTTTATCTGTCGTACTTATTGAGAAAATAATTACTACTCTTGGCATAACACTCAGGGGAAATCTTTGCCATAATGTGGATACACTGTAAGTTATTATTTTGCATAGGTTGAATGGATGAAGCTACGCTATCGGTGCTGGGTGGCATTTTGGTTGGTGTTGGGATGTCAGCACGTTGGCGCACAAGACTTAAACCCCTTTATTGAGCGTGATTGGATTGTCGCCAAATCACCGGTGACCTTTTTTATTCAATATCCCGATCAAATAGAGCAACTCTATGCGAAAAATGGTTATCAGCGCCTCTGGGTTGATCTTAATAGTGGCTTAGCCTTAGAACATCAGTTGGAATTGATCAAAAGTGCCGGGATCAGTCCATTATTTGATCGTCAGCTACGCTATCTCACTTTATATCGAGAACGTAAATCGTGGTACGAATATGATCTTCTCGCAACCGACACCTTGTTGATGTTTCTTAGCTATGCTGAACGTGCGCCCCACGAAGGCATGACGTGGTTTTTTAAATTAAAGCTGAATCATCGGTTACCTGTACCAAGTAAACAAGCGCTATTTAATCTAGAGATGGCGTTTGAATTACACACCCTTATCGATTTGATC is a window of Vibrio porteresiae DSM 19223 DNA encoding:
- the ubiG gene encoding bifunctional 2-polyprenyl-6-hydroxyphenol methylase/3-demethylubiquinol 3-O-methyltransferase UbiG, producing MTQAQNVDPNEIKKFEDMASRWWDLQGEFKPLHQINPLRLNYVLDKAQGLFGKNVLDVGCGGGILAESMAREGALVTGLDMGKEPLEVARLHALETGTKLNYIQSTIEDHALALPQHYDVVTCMEMLEHVPDPQSVIDACSRLVKPGGHVFFSTLNRNFKSYLFAIVGAEKLMKIVPENTHDHDKFIRPSEMMKMIDHTPLQEMGITGLLYNPLTDTYRLGRNVDVNYIVHTRLF
- the gyrA gene encoding DNA gyrase subunit A, which codes for MSDLAKEITPINIEDELRGSYLDYAMSVIVGRALPDVRDGLKPVHRRVLFAMNVLGNDWNKPYKKSARVVGDVIGKYHPHGDTAVYDTIVRMAQPFSLRYMLVDGQGNFGSIDGDSAAAMRYTEVRMAKIAHELLADLDKETVDFVDNYDGTEQIPAVLPTRVPNLLVNGASGIAVGMATNIPPHNLTEVINGCLAYIDNEAITIDELMEFIPGPDFPTAAIISGRKGIIDAYKTGRGKVYMRSKAEIEADKHGKETIIVTEIPYQVNKARLIEKIAELVKDKKVEGISALRDESDKDGMRIVIECKRDAVGEVVLNNLYANTQLQTTFGINMVALNEGQPQLFNLKDMLKCFVNHRREVVTRRTIFELRKARDRAHILEGLALALANIDEIIELIRRAPTPAEAKQGLIARGWELGNVAAMLERTGEDARPEWLEPNFGIRDGHYYLTEQQAQAILDLRLHRLTGLEHEKILDEYKALLQQIEELLFILSSTERLMEVIREELEVIRDNYGDARRTEITAASHDIDLEELIAREDVVVTLSHEGYVKYQLLSDYEAQRRGGKGKSATRMKDEDYIERLLVANTHDNILCFSTRGKTYRLKVYQLPQATRTARGKPIVNILPLEANERITAILPVAEYSEDKYIFMATGDGTVKKTSLDQFANVRANGLIAVNLRDDDSLIGVDITDGNSDIMLFSKSGKVVRFNEQHVRGMGRTASGVRGMKLAEGDQVVSLIVPHSDGDILTVTENGYGKRTKLEEYPQKGRATQGVVSIKVSERNGSVVGAVQTTERDEFMMITNAGTLVRTRVAEVSQVGRNTQGVTLIRTSEEEQVVALQRIDEVEESDEELLDGESEVIETQDIIEESDDNDVASDSDEDEQE
- a CDS encoding GTP cyclohydrolase II, with amino-acid sequence MAEVRARVDFKVGAKSNIDAEILSFRGLKTDKEHVAVIFKHADETQEVPLVRMHSECLTGDVFHSSRCDCGEQLEETINKMGVHGGIILYLRQEGRGIGLYNKIDAYRLQSQGMDTYQANNELGFADDLRDFTEAAQMLKALNITKIRLVTNNPKKVRELKEHGIEIVDVVNTAAHIKDGNESYLKAKVSHGHHHLKLS